The proteins below are encoded in one region of Thermoanaerobaculia bacterium:
- a CDS encoding acyl-CoA dehydrogenase family protein — MPDAGKSGKFSSEAEARRVAEEARETEWRSASFLKELFLGNFRLDLVHPFPADPPERPEFRAFYARMERFLLEEVDSDAIDREGKIPKRVIDELARMGAFGMKIPKEYGGLGFTQLEYARVIELITSVDGNLIALLSAHQSIGVPQPLKLFGTEAQKKKYLPRLARGAVSAFALTEPDVGSDPANLATTAERTPEGDYVVNGEKLWTTNGTIAELFVVMARHPDTKKISAFIVEKDWPGVEVVRRCHFMGLKAIENGVIRFTNVRVPKENLLLAEGRGLKLALVTLNTGRLTLPASCAAGAKRSLEICRTWAAERVQWGQPIGRHEAIGQILADMAATTFAMEAIVELTNRIADEGGRDIRLEAAVAKMWNSEEQWKIVDQTVQIRGGRGYETADSLRARGEPAIPVERMMRDSRINLIFEGSSEIMRLFIAREALDAHLSVAGALADPKAPARRKLAALPRIVAFYAWWYPSRWLGWGAWPRYSEFGRLAGHVRFLDRSARRLARAIFHAMVRFGPKLEKKQATLFRAVDVGADLFAMAAAVSRAHALRRSGAAEGTRAAELADLFCRNAERRIASRFAALADNDDARKSVVARRVLAGDEEWLESGLVPVPWQAAQAGEASPDTAAAAHA; from the coding sequence ATGCCCGACGCCGGGAAATCGGGGAAATTCTCGTCGGAAGCGGAAGCGCGTCGGGTCGCCGAGGAGGCTCGGGAGACCGAGTGGCGCTCCGCGTCCTTCCTGAAGGAGCTCTTTCTCGGCAACTTCCGGCTCGACCTCGTCCACCCGTTCCCGGCGGACCCGCCGGAGCGCCCCGAATTCCGGGCGTTCTACGCCCGCATGGAGAGATTCCTGCTCGAGGAGGTCGACTCCGACGCGATCGATCGCGAGGGCAAGATTCCGAAGCGCGTGATCGACGAGCTCGCGCGGATGGGCGCCTTCGGGATGAAGATCCCGAAGGAGTACGGCGGTCTCGGTTTCACGCAGCTCGAGTACGCCCGCGTGATCGAGCTCATCACGAGCGTCGACGGGAACCTGATCGCGCTCCTCTCGGCGCACCAGTCGATCGGCGTGCCGCAGCCGCTCAAGCTCTTCGGGACGGAAGCGCAGAAGAAAAAGTACCTGCCGCGTCTCGCTCGCGGCGCCGTCTCGGCCTTCGCGCTCACCGAGCCGGACGTGGGCTCCGATCCGGCGAACCTCGCGACGACGGCCGAGCGGACGCCGGAGGGCGACTACGTCGTCAACGGGGAAAAGCTCTGGACGACCAACGGCACGATCGCGGAGCTCTTCGTCGTGATGGCGCGCCATCCCGACACGAAGAAGATCTCGGCCTTCATCGTCGAGAAGGATTGGCCGGGCGTCGAGGTCGTCCGCCGCTGCCACTTCATGGGGTTGAAGGCGATCGAGAACGGCGTCATCCGGTTCACGAACGTGCGGGTGCCGAAGGAGAACCTCCTGCTCGCCGAAGGGCGCGGGCTGAAGCTCGCGCTCGTGACGCTGAACACCGGCCGCCTCACGCTCCCCGCCTCGTGTGCGGCGGGAGCCAAGCGGTCGCTCGAGATCTGCCGCACCTGGGCGGCCGAGCGCGTCCAATGGGGACAGCCGATCGGCCGCCACGAAGCGATCGGGCAGATCCTGGCGGACATGGCGGCGACGACTTTCGCGATGGAGGCGATCGTCGAGCTGACCAATCGCATCGCGGACGAGGGCGGACGCGACATCCGCCTGGAAGCGGCCGTCGCGAAGATGTGGAACTCCGAGGAGCAGTGGAAGATCGTCGACCAGACGGTCCAGATCCGCGGCGGGCGGGGCTACGAGACCGCGGACTCGCTCCGCGCCCGGGGCGAGCCGGCGATCCCGGTCGAGCGGATGATGCGCGACTCCCGGATCAACCTCATCTTCGAGGGATCGTCGGAAATCATGCGGCTCTTCATCGCCCGCGAGGCGCTCGACGCGCACCTTTCCGTCGCCGGAGCGCTCGCCGATCCGAAGGCTCCCGCGCGGCGGAAGCTCGCCGCGCTTCCGAGGATCGTCGCGTTCTACGCATGGTGGTACCCGTCCCGCTGGCTCGGCTGGGGAGCGTGGCCGCGGTACTCCGAATTCGGCCGGCTCGCCGGCCACGTGCGGTTCCTCGACCGCTCGGCGCGGCGGCTCGCCCGCGCGATCTTCCACGCGATGGTTCGGTTCGGCCCCAAGCTCGAGAAGAAGCAGGCGACCCTCTTCCGCGCCGTCGACGTGGGCGCGGATCTCTTCGCGATGGCGGCGGCCGTCTCCCGCGCCCACGCGCTGCGCCGGTCGGGCGCGGCGGAGGGGACGCGGGCGGCCGAGCTCGCCGATCTCTTCTGCCGGAACGCGGAACGGCGGATCGCGAGCCGTTTCGCCGCGCTCGCCGACAACGACGACGCGCGGAAGTCCGTCGTCGCCCGGCGCGTGCTGGCCGGGGA